The Euleptes europaea isolate rEulEur1 chromosome 19, rEulEur1.hap1, whole genome shotgun sequence genome includes a window with the following:
- the ANGPTL7 gene encoding angiopoietin-related protein 7 yields the protein MQSPVSTHLAWFCVIIISLAIYPVWLQKPPKRKVVSGNAKAVGCCEEMKELKMQVANLTTLIEELSKKQEDEMGNAIVQVMELEGSLKQMDLRLHDVEGKYSEMNNQLGIVQLQAAQTVTQTSADAVYDCSSLYQRNYRTSGVYKLLPDEFLGTPELQVYCDMETDGGGWTVIQRRKVGLTSFNRDWRQYKQGFGSIQGDFWLGNEHIHRLSRRPTMLRVELEDWNGNIRYAQYNHFTLSNELNSYRLFLANYSGNTPHDSMRYHNNTAFSTKDKDNDKCVDHCALLRKGGYWYNCCTDSNLNGVYYRNGEHNKSTDGITWYGWHGKTYSLKRVEMKIRPADFKAQGENNKVE from the exons atgcagagCCCAGTCAGCACTCATCTGGCTTGGTTCTGTGTGATCATCATCTCTTTGGCCATCTATCCAGTGTGGCTGCAGAAGCCCCCCAAGAGGAAGGTGGTCAGTGGGAACGCCAAGGCCGTGGGCTGCTGCGAGGAGATGAAGGAGCTGAAGATGCAGGTGGCCAACCTGACCACCTTGATAGAGGAGCTCAGCAAGAAGCAGGAGGACGAGATGGGGAACGCCATCGTGCAGGTGATGGAGCTAGAAGGGAGCCTGAAGCAGATGGACCTGCGCCTCCACGACGTGGAAGGGAAGTACTCCGAGATGAACAACCAGCTGGGCATCGTGCAGCTCCAGGCAGCCCAAACCGTCACACAAACGTCGGCCG ATGCTGTCTATGACTGCTCATCCCTTTATCAGAGGAATTACAGAACCTCTGGGGTTTACAAGCTGCTCCCTGACGAATTCCTGGGAACCCCAGAGCTGCAG GTGTACTGCGACATGGAGACAGACGGGGGTGGCTGGACTGTCATCCAGAGGCGCAAAGTCGGCCTGACCTCCTTCAACAGAGACTGGAGACAGTACAAGCAAGGGTTTGGCAGCATCCAGGGAGACTTCTGGCTGGGAAACGAACATATCCACCGGCTCTCCAGGCGCCCGACCATGCTGCGCGTGGAGTTAGAG GACTGGAACGGCAACATCCGCTACGCGCAATACAACCACTTCACTCTGAGCAATGAGCTGAACAGCTACCGCCTGTTCCTGGCCAACTACAGTGGCAACACGCCACACGACTCCATGAGATACCACAACAACACGGCCTTCAGCACCAAGGACAAGGATAACGACAAATGCGTGGACCACTGTGCGCTGTTACGCAAAG GTGGTTATTGGTACAACTGCTGCACAGACTCCAATCTGAACGGGGTTTACTACCGCAACGGAGAACACAACAAGAGCACAGATGGTATCACCTGGTACGGCTGGCACGGCAAAACCTATTCCCTGAAAAGGGTCGAGATGAAGATTCGGCCAGCAGACTTCAAAGCCCAGGGGGAGAACAACAAAGTTGAGTAA